ACGCGTCCTTGCCCCACAGGTCAGATGCATCTCGAATCTCTGCTCGCTCATCCTCTATCAAGAGATACACCCCGCTCGGTGCCTGCCCTTTTACTATAACCCCATCATATCCACATTTTCTTAGTCCCAGTCCGAAAAACATACCAGAGTTGGAAGTCCCAAATAAGCCTGTAATCGGAGACTTAGCCGATACTTCGGTCCGGGAAGCCGTAGGAAAGGGTGAACCTACCAAAGTACCCACGCTGAAAACCAAGACATTATCAGGTCCCAGAGCGTCAGCTCCGGGAGGGACCTCATCGTACACGATGCGAGCGTTAAAACCTGTTCCTCCCAAACATTCTTGGCAAAACCGCGGGCTCAGTTGTCTCTGTTTAATCTTATTGGCAGAAAGATCCACCTCCAACATTTTTCCTGCATAGCCCCATAAACCTTCCATCTATCACCCCTCCTGTTTGGTCCCGGTCACCACTCCAACCGGTATTCACCCGGATGAGCAAAAAGCTTCTCCACACCGGCCAAAAAAGCGTCCGCCTTTTCTAAGCCCATTACTACTTGCACGCACTGGTAATTCTTGAGAAAGGTCAGCTCAAAACCTTGGGTTGAATATGCTCCTCTCATCATCAAGCCCCGGAAGTCGTCAGGATATAACTTACACTGTTTTCCCTTTCGGTGATAAAGTTCCTCGAATAGTTGCCGGAAGGACCTGATCTCTTCTTCCCAGTCCAGCACGACCTGGCATCGATCGTGGTTCTTACTGCTGTAAAAAGTTATGGATAATTCCCGCTCACCGTCAAATCTTAGCACCGCTCCGTTAACCTGGTTGCTCCCAAAGTTATCATAATTATTTTTGCCTTCATAAAGCTCCACCTTTCTCACTCCCCGTCTCCCGGCTTCTTCTTAGTGCCCTTCATACCCAACCCCACTGCTGTCAGATACAGCAAGAAGGCAGCCAGTAAAGTTAGTAAGACTTCTTTGATAGTAATGTTCATCTTTAACCCACCTCTAATCGAGAATTCTTTCCACTCTGATATCACTCTCCATCGATAGATCGTAGAACTTGTCTCCAGCCAGCACCAAGGGACGTGTAGGGCAACTACGGTTTACCAACACGACCTCTCCAATCTCGCCATTGGACAAAAGCACCCGCTGTCCTACGAAAGAATCAGCGACCCTATCATAAAAGACCTTAGAGACCTTAGGATCCACCTTGCCAAAAGATTCATCCCACAGCTCATCGGCGGCCTTGTATGGCGTCTGCTTTGAAGCATACACCCGGTCAGAAGTCATAGCATCATAAATGTCAACCACCATGACGAGTCTAGCTATGAACCCAATTCTATCACCGGTCAAACCCGCTGGATATCCGCTTCCGTCTAGTCTTTCGTGATGTTTCAGAACCGCCTCTGCCACCGCTGGCGCCACCCAGTCATATTCCAAAACCAGATTGTACCCCGAAAGCGGGTGTTTCTTCACCTCTTCAAATTCATCTGGGGTCAGCGGCCCCGGCTTGTTCAAGATTTCTTGGGGAATAAACACCTTGCCCATGTCGTGGAGTATCCCGGCTATTCCTGCTTCTCTTATGGTTTCAGCATCACACTTAAGCCATTTGGCAGTCAAAATAGATAGGGCTGCCACGTTCAGGGAGTGGGTAAAAAGATACTCATCTTTGTCCCTCATCAAGCGAAGCTGTCTGAAGATGTTGGCCTCGTCTAAGACTTGTTCCACCAATGTCTCAACCAACCCCACTATCTCTTCCTCTTGCAGAGGCTTTCCGAGTTTAACCT
The sequence above is drawn from the Syntrophothermus lipocalidus DSM 12680 genome and encodes:
- a CDS encoding HD-GYP domain-containing protein, producing MKRVSIDKLEPGIELGKDLYTFDGQLLLAKGTVVTERHLERAINLGIQYLYILEPSGEVVRREDFETMYRRGLDAIKSCFLEVKLGKPLQEEEIVGLVETLVEQVLDEANIFRQLRLMRDKDEYLFTHSLNVAALSILTAKWLKCDAETIREAGIAGILHDMGKVFIPQEILNKPGPLTPDEFEEVKKHPLSGYNLVLEYDWVAPAVAEAVLKHHERLDGSGYPAGLTGDRIGFIARLVMVVDIYDAMTSDRVYASKQTPYKAADELWDESFGKVDPKVSKVFYDRVADSFVGQRVLLSNGEIGEVVLVNRSCPTRPLVLAGDKFYDLSMESDIRVERILD